A single genomic interval of Hydractinia symbiolongicarpus strain clone_291-10 chromosome 8, HSymV2.1, whole genome shotgun sequence harbors:
- the LOC130653991 gene encoding uncharacterized protein LOC130653991 isoform X2, producing the protein MDFITSHLIFFTLFITFNMVSMKIIKVDSVKGNDTPSCLMGTISCRTLDYVLNNGNRNLNNTVLQLNTDSSLSTKNEFQFAVNFTLTSIDGAIINCTSNQSGLKFTFSSYISLVNIGMQHCGVLYPLPKSEENATENRNAYFAVFFSFCRSIRIQDSIFRTSPGIAIALYDVAKDIELVNTTFKENSGKDAVDVEVFSGGGVVIEFTFCGAFLNCSGRSYLPAYNHDTTVYIKNCLFKANNKSSTPVNRLFETKGAGMLVHLRGTSKNNVINIEKTCFDGNEALWGGGLFILFETESQNNTLFVNNSKFKNNIAKFGGGGARVHSVYHLQDDGVNLPNKVTFFNTTFKNNSAIFGGGISVSKPTRLIYSKNVTYRDIYITKCTFVQNKATVGFALGLATHNLNQDVLGPGISYQVKIEDSKFIKNCMKLTEDGKVIGQGAVYSEEITLRLIGNNMFFQNDYTAIVLDSSSLSLSKKSVSKFHSNTGLEGGSLALYGSSFILLEKDSFLRFENNSARRKGGAIYVKNRGPPRVGFSTTKLQTSRCFLRYENAELERKDWNVTIEFVNNSAPIAAGNSIYASTLQFCRKSGGKRIDPSALDWKVITYSSCNNEPEVVTNAIDISIISSQWNNVKPNVPFTPDVVMRDEKNQRVYAALKIEILNKHVALDPPNNLFFIRDNISRLRLNGETNQPFPFRLVTTSGLMVDTEVANGNLTDCPLGFELNKEKTKCVCMDNDDEVTGVIRCLENGTVYVLKGKWGFRSNSGKLNTVICPIHYCRCNKEQEGYLCELDIKNQCAERRTGDLCSQCKPGFSVQLGNEKCKKCKNTWLLLLIPMFIVLCLLVMVILYFNIDAFSGYLNAYLYSYQMVMLLIPENVQLDKFISFVIGITSVQGTGDSFGICLFNGMDNLQKLAINYVAPSSMIFFTFIMGLVIPEKLWQKIFYRRSLEAERDYRRNSFGRALSFVLVVCYSTFTGVTLKLLHWVNINDKLVLYEAAFVGYFEDEHIYYGILALIFLVFIVLGFPIVLLFTPFFTSRFAIIQRVEPILNALKNCFKEKILYRVFAAFYFVCRFILLLIAVFIQEEVTRLIVLSIACVVFQAVFSSVQPYRVWTNNFWDIVLLTNMCFISLLSLILSVPFTTSKTVRNTNIVFLKTLVYIPLITIVIRLVFYAHKRFQQVELDSADGNVKQNWWSRFLARNSFRGRGKKAIPYPQRAMEQTNEVI; encoded by the exons ATGGATTTCATAACTTCacacttaatttttttcaccttgTTTATCACTTTCAATATGGTATCAATGAAGATAATAAAGGTGGACAGTGTTAAAGGAAACGACACACCGTCATGTTTAATGGGAACGATATCATGTAGAACTCTGGATTATGTGTTAAATAATGGAAACAGAAATCTGAATAACACAGTTTTGCAGTTAAACACAGATTCCTCATTGTCAACAAAGAATGAATTCCAGTTTGCTGTAAACTTTACTTTAACTTCAATAGATGGTGCTATTATAAACTGTACATCAAACCAGAGTGGACTGAAATTCACATTTTCTTCATATATTTCTTTGGTTAACATTGGAATGCAACATTGTGGAGTATTATATCCTCTGCCGAAAAGTGAAGAAAATGCAACTGAAAATAGAAATGCCTATTTCGctgtatttttctctttttgtagAAGTATTCGCATTCAAGATTCCATTTTTCGTACAAGTCCTGGAATTGCCATTGCATTGTATGATGTTGCGAAGGATATAGAGCTAGTAAATACAACGTTTAAGGAAAATTCTGGCAAAGATGCGGTAGATGTGGAGGTGTTCTCAGGTGGAGGTGTCGTTATTGAATTCACATTTTGTGGTGCTTTTCTTAACTGTTCTGGAAGGAGTTATTTACCTGCATATAATCATGATACAactgtttatattaaaaactgTTTGTTTAAAGCCAACAACAAAAGTTCCACACCTGTCAACAGATTATTTGAAACAAAAGGTGCTGGAATGTTGGTTCATTTACGTGGAACTAGCAAAAATAATGTCATAAATATTGAGAAGACTTGCTTTGATGGTAATGAGGCATTGTGGGGTGGTGGactatttattttgtttgagaCTGAAAGTCAGAATAATACATTATTTGTTAACAATagcaagtttaaaaacaatattgcGAAGTTTGGTGGTGGAGGTGCTCGAGTGCACAGTGTTTACCATCTTCAGGATGATGGTGTCAATCTTCCCAATAAGGTGACATTTTTCAATACTACTTTCAAGAATAATTCTGCTATCTTTGGTGGAGGGATTTCTGTGTCTAAACCAACTAGACTCATCTATTCTAAGAATGTAACCTATCGGGATATATACATCACAAAATGTACTTTCGTGCAAAACAAAGCAACAGTTGGTTTTGCATTAGGACTTGCTACACATAACTTAAACCAAGATGTCCTTGGACCAGGAATATCTTACCAGGTAAAGATTGAAGAttcaaaatttatcaaaaattgtATGAAGCTGACAGAAGATGGGAAAGTAATTGGGCAAGGTGCAGTTTATTCTGAAGAAATAACACTTCGTTTGATTGGCAACaatatgttttttcaaaatgattATACTGCTATTGTTTTGGACTCCTCATCACTAAGCTTAAGTAAAAAAAGTGTCTCCAAATTTCATAGTAACACAGGTCTGGAAGGAGGCTCACTGGCTTTATACGGTTCCTCTTTTATCCTTCTGGAAAAAGACAGTTTTTTGCGATTCGAAAATAATTCTGCTAGACGAAAGGGTGGTgcaatttatgtaaaaaatagaGGACCGCCACGTGTTGGTTTTAGCACGACCAAATTGCAGACATCACGATGCTTTCTTCGGTATGAGAATGCTGAACTTGAGCGAAAAGATTGGAATGTTACAATTGAATttgtaaataattcagcaccaATTGCTGCCGGTAATTCAATATATGCTTCCACTTTGCAGTTTTGCCGCAAGTCGGGCGGGAAAAGAATAGATCCTTCTGCACTAGACTGGAAAGTTATAACTTACAGTAGTTGTAACAATGAACCAGAAGTTGTCACAAATGCTATTGATATCAGCATTATTTCCAGTCAGTGGAATAATGTGAAGCCGAATGTTCCCTTTACACCGGATGTAGTGATGCGAgatgaaaaaaatcaaagagTTTATGCtgcattaaaaattgaaatccTAAATAAACATGTAGCGCTAGATCCCcctaacaatttattttttatacgaGACAACATATCTCGCTTACGATTGAATGGTGAAACTAATCAACCTTTTCCGTTTCGTCTTGTAACAACTAGTGGGCTAATGGTTGACACAGAAGTAGCCAATGGTAATTTAACAGACTGTCCACTTGGTTTCGAACTAAATAAGGAGAAGACAAAATGCGTTTGTATGGATAACGATGATGAGGTCACTGGAGTTATACGTTGCCTTGAAAATGGTACAGTTTATGTTTTGAAAGGGAAATGGGGATTTCGCAGCAACTCTGGTAAGTTAAACACGGTGATTTGTCCTATACATTACTGCCGTTGCAACAAAGAGCAGGAAGGCTACCTTTGTGAGTTAGATATAAAAAACCAGTGTGCAGAGAGAAGAACCGGTGATTTGTGTAGCCAATGTAAACCGGGATTTAGTGTTCAATTGGGGAAtgaaaagtgtaaaaaatgcaAGAATACATGGCTACTGTTACTCATTCCAATGTTTATCGTCCTTTGTTTGTTAGTCATGGTAATATTGTATTTTAATATTGATGCTTTTTCCGGATATTTAAATGCGTACTTGTATTCATACCAGATGGTCATGCTGCTAATACCAGAAAACGTGCAATTGGATAAGTTCATTTCCTTCGTAATTGGCATCACAAGTGTGCAAGGAACAGGTGATAGTTTCGGCATTTGTTTATTTAATGGCATGGATAACCTTCAGAAATTGGCAATAAACTATGTAGCACCCTCTTCAatgatattttttacatttattatGGGTTTGGTCATTCCAGAGAAGCTGTGGCAGAAGATTTTTTATCGCCGGTCCTTAGAAGCGGAGAGAGATTACCGTCGGAATTCGTTTGGCAGAGCTTTAAGTTTTGTGTTGGTCGTTTGTTATTCAACTTTTACTGGTGTAACTCTTAAGTTACTGCATTGGGTGAATATCAATGACAAGCTGGTTTTATACGAAGCAGCTTTTGTTGGTTATTTTGAAGACGAACATATTTACTATGGCATCCTGGCTCTAATTTTTCTCGTGTTTATTGTTTTGGGGTTCCCTATTGTTTTACTGTTTACACCGTTTTTTACGTCTCGCTTTGCCATCATTCAACGCGTCGAGCCCATTCTAAACGCACTCAAGAACTGTTTTAAGGAGAAAATTTTATATCGGGTGTTCGCGGCGTTCTATTTTGTATGCAGATTTATTTTGCTGCTAATCGCTGTCTTCATTCAAGAAGAAGTCACTCGATTGATTGTTCTCTCCATCGCATGTGTGGTTTTTCAAGCAGTGTTCTCATCCGTACAACCCTATCGGGTTTGGACCAACAATTTTTGGGACATTGTACTGCTGACGAATATGTGTTTCATAAGTTTACTGTCGTTGATTTTAAGTGTACCGTTCACAACATCAAAAACCGTACGAAACACGAACatagtttttctaaaaactCTGGTTTATATACCGTTAATTACCATCGTTATTCGTCTGGTGTTCTATGCCCACAAAAGGTTTCAGCAAGTCGAACTTGATTCAGCAGACGGAA ACGTGAAACAAAACTGGTGGTCCAGATTTCTAGCGAGAAATAGCTTCAGAGGGAGAG gaAAGAAGGCCATACCTTATCCCCAACGTGCAATGGAGCAGACAAACGAAGTTATTTAA
- the LOC130653991 gene encoding uncharacterized protein LOC130653991 isoform X1 has protein sequence MDFITSHLIFFTLFITFNMVSMKIIKVDSVKGNDTPSCLMGTISCRTLDYVLNNGNRNLNNTVLQLNTDSSLSTKNEFQFAVNFTLTSIDGAIINCTSNQSGLKFTFSSYISLVNIGMQHCGVLYPLPKSEENATENRNAYFAVFFSFCRSIRIQDSIFRTSPGIAIALYDVAKDIELVNTTFKENSGKDAVDVEVFSGGGVVIEFTFCGAFLNCSGRSYLPAYNHDTTVYIKNCLFKANNKSSTPVNRLFETKGAGMLVHLRGTSKNNVINIEKTCFDGNEALWGGGLFILFETESQNNTLFVNNSKFKNNIAKFGGGGARVHSVYHLQDDGVNLPNKVTFFNTTFKNNSAIFGGGISVSKPTRLIYSKNVTYRDIYITKCTFVQNKATVGFALGLATHNLNQDVLGPGISYQVKIEDSKFIKNCMKLTEDGKVIGQGAVYSEEITLRLIGNNMFFQNDYTAIVLDSSSLSLSKKSVSKFHSNTGLEGGSLALYGSSFILLEKDSFLRFENNSARRKGGAIYVKNRGPPRVGFSTTKLQTSRCFLRYENAELERKDWNVTIEFVNNSAPIAAGNSIYASTLQFCRKSGGKRIDPSALDWKVITYSSCNNEPEVVTNAIDISIISSQWNNVKPNVPFTPDVVMRDEKNQRVYAALKIEILNKHVALDPPNNLFFIRDNISRLRLNGETNQPFPFRLVTTSGLMVDTEVANGNLTDCPLGFELNKEKTKCVCMDNDDEVTGVIRCLENGTVYVLKGKWGFRSNSGKLNTVICPIHYCRCNKEQEGYLCELDIKNQCAERRTGDLCSQCKPGFSVQLGNEKCKKCKNTWLLLLIPMFIVLCLLVMVILYFNIDAFSGYLNAYLYSYQMVMLLIPENVQLDKFISFVIGITSVQGTGDSFGICLFNGMDNLQKLAINYVAPSSMIFFTFIMGLVIPEKLWQKIFYRRSLEAERDYRRNSFGRALSFVLVVCYSTFTGVTLKLLHWVNINDKLVLYEAAFVGYFEDEHIYYGILALIFLVFIVLGFPIVLLFTPFFTSRFAIIQRVEPILNALKNCFKEKILYRVFAAFYFVCRFILLLIAVFIQEEVTRLIVLSIACVVFQAVFSSVQPYRVWTNNFWDIVLLTNMCFISLLSLILSVPFTTSKTVRNTNIVFLKTLVYIPLITIVIRLVFYAHKRFQQVELDSADGNVKQNWWSRFLARNSFRGRGTYVRFPARVSTEFECDYAEYQ, from the exons ATGGATTTCATAACTTCacacttaatttttttcaccttgTTTATCACTTTCAATATGGTATCAATGAAGATAATAAAGGTGGACAGTGTTAAAGGAAACGACACACCGTCATGTTTAATGGGAACGATATCATGTAGAACTCTGGATTATGTGTTAAATAATGGAAACAGAAATCTGAATAACACAGTTTTGCAGTTAAACACAGATTCCTCATTGTCAACAAAGAATGAATTCCAGTTTGCTGTAAACTTTACTTTAACTTCAATAGATGGTGCTATTATAAACTGTACATCAAACCAGAGTGGACTGAAATTCACATTTTCTTCATATATTTCTTTGGTTAACATTGGAATGCAACATTGTGGAGTATTATATCCTCTGCCGAAAAGTGAAGAAAATGCAACTGAAAATAGAAATGCCTATTTCGctgtatttttctctttttgtagAAGTATTCGCATTCAAGATTCCATTTTTCGTACAAGTCCTGGAATTGCCATTGCATTGTATGATGTTGCGAAGGATATAGAGCTAGTAAATACAACGTTTAAGGAAAATTCTGGCAAAGATGCGGTAGATGTGGAGGTGTTCTCAGGTGGAGGTGTCGTTATTGAATTCACATTTTGTGGTGCTTTTCTTAACTGTTCTGGAAGGAGTTATTTACCTGCATATAATCATGATACAactgtttatattaaaaactgTTTGTTTAAAGCCAACAACAAAAGTTCCACACCTGTCAACAGATTATTTGAAACAAAAGGTGCTGGAATGTTGGTTCATTTACGTGGAACTAGCAAAAATAATGTCATAAATATTGAGAAGACTTGCTTTGATGGTAATGAGGCATTGTGGGGTGGTGGactatttattttgtttgagaCTGAAAGTCAGAATAATACATTATTTGTTAACAATagcaagtttaaaaacaatattgcGAAGTTTGGTGGTGGAGGTGCTCGAGTGCACAGTGTTTACCATCTTCAGGATGATGGTGTCAATCTTCCCAATAAGGTGACATTTTTCAATACTACTTTCAAGAATAATTCTGCTATCTTTGGTGGAGGGATTTCTGTGTCTAAACCAACTAGACTCATCTATTCTAAGAATGTAACCTATCGGGATATATACATCACAAAATGTACTTTCGTGCAAAACAAAGCAACAGTTGGTTTTGCATTAGGACTTGCTACACATAACTTAAACCAAGATGTCCTTGGACCAGGAATATCTTACCAGGTAAAGATTGAAGAttcaaaatttatcaaaaattgtATGAAGCTGACAGAAGATGGGAAAGTAATTGGGCAAGGTGCAGTTTATTCTGAAGAAATAACACTTCGTTTGATTGGCAACaatatgttttttcaaaatgattATACTGCTATTGTTTTGGACTCCTCATCACTAAGCTTAAGTAAAAAAAGTGTCTCCAAATTTCATAGTAACACAGGTCTGGAAGGAGGCTCACTGGCTTTATACGGTTCCTCTTTTATCCTTCTGGAAAAAGACAGTTTTTTGCGATTCGAAAATAATTCTGCTAGACGAAAGGGTGGTgcaatttatgtaaaaaatagaGGACCGCCACGTGTTGGTTTTAGCACGACCAAATTGCAGACATCACGATGCTTTCTTCGGTATGAGAATGCTGAACTTGAGCGAAAAGATTGGAATGTTACAATTGAATttgtaaataattcagcaccaATTGCTGCCGGTAATTCAATATATGCTTCCACTTTGCAGTTTTGCCGCAAGTCGGGCGGGAAAAGAATAGATCCTTCTGCACTAGACTGGAAAGTTATAACTTACAGTAGTTGTAACAATGAACCAGAAGTTGTCACAAATGCTATTGATATCAGCATTATTTCCAGTCAGTGGAATAATGTGAAGCCGAATGTTCCCTTTACACCGGATGTAGTGATGCGAgatgaaaaaaatcaaagagTTTATGCtgcattaaaaattgaaatccTAAATAAACATGTAGCGCTAGATCCCcctaacaatttattttttatacgaGACAACATATCTCGCTTACGATTGAATGGTGAAACTAATCAACCTTTTCCGTTTCGTCTTGTAACAACTAGTGGGCTAATGGTTGACACAGAAGTAGCCAATGGTAATTTAACAGACTGTCCACTTGGTTTCGAACTAAATAAGGAGAAGACAAAATGCGTTTGTATGGATAACGATGATGAGGTCACTGGAGTTATACGTTGCCTTGAAAATGGTACAGTTTATGTTTTGAAAGGGAAATGGGGATTTCGCAGCAACTCTGGTAAGTTAAACACGGTGATTTGTCCTATACATTACTGCCGTTGCAACAAAGAGCAGGAAGGCTACCTTTGTGAGTTAGATATAAAAAACCAGTGTGCAGAGAGAAGAACCGGTGATTTGTGTAGCCAATGTAAACCGGGATTTAGTGTTCAATTGGGGAAtgaaaagtgtaaaaaatgcaAGAATACATGGCTACTGTTACTCATTCCAATGTTTATCGTCCTTTGTTTGTTAGTCATGGTAATATTGTATTTTAATATTGATGCTTTTTCCGGATATTTAAATGCGTACTTGTATTCATACCAGATGGTCATGCTGCTAATACCAGAAAACGTGCAATTGGATAAGTTCATTTCCTTCGTAATTGGCATCACAAGTGTGCAAGGAACAGGTGATAGTTTCGGCATTTGTTTATTTAATGGCATGGATAACCTTCAGAAATTGGCAATAAACTATGTAGCACCCTCTTCAatgatattttttacatttattatGGGTTTGGTCATTCCAGAGAAGCTGTGGCAGAAGATTTTTTATCGCCGGTCCTTAGAAGCGGAGAGAGATTACCGTCGGAATTCGTTTGGCAGAGCTTTAAGTTTTGTGTTGGTCGTTTGTTATTCAACTTTTACTGGTGTAACTCTTAAGTTACTGCATTGGGTGAATATCAATGACAAGCTGGTTTTATACGAAGCAGCTTTTGTTGGTTATTTTGAAGACGAACATATTTACTATGGCATCCTGGCTCTAATTTTTCTCGTGTTTATTGTTTTGGGGTTCCCTATTGTTTTACTGTTTACACCGTTTTTTACGTCTCGCTTTGCCATCATTCAACGCGTCGAGCCCATTCTAAACGCACTCAAGAACTGTTTTAAGGAGAAAATTTTATATCGGGTGTTCGCGGCGTTCTATTTTGTATGCAGATTTATTTTGCTGCTAATCGCTGTCTTCATTCAAGAAGAAGTCACTCGATTGATTGTTCTCTCCATCGCATGTGTGGTTTTTCAAGCAGTGTTCTCATCCGTACAACCCTATCGGGTTTGGACCAACAATTTTTGGGACATTGTACTGCTGACGAATATGTGTTTCATAAGTTTACTGTCGTTGATTTTAAGTGTACCGTTCACAACATCAAAAACCGTACGAAACACGAACatagtttttctaaaaactCTGGTTTATATACCGTTAATTACCATCGTTATTCGTCTGGTGTTCTATGCCCACAAAAGGTTTCAGCAAGTCGAACTTGATTCAGCAGACGGAA ACGTGAAACAAAACTGGTGGTCCAGATTTCTAGCGAGAAATAGCTTCAGAGGGAGAG GCACATACGTGAGATTTCCTGCACGTGTAAGCACAGAATTCGAATGTGATTATGCCGAATACCAATAA
- the LOC130654954 gene encoding diacylglycerol lipase-alpha-like, giving the protein MPGLTVFNRRWFIASDDLVIPFGISLLLRGAWLVVVAVVFGIHITSNHDKQRSSSLCKYQMIHIYFFVYMGILFLSAVNDLIVTYISSRGTIFDSEQRKHIPKLLYIRLAILIFEAAWAGVGIHYIFNKGKICFDNHDAWLPKAVVIFNLIWVVFSLLSMYLTFDSAGKLWYKLDKKTRRKKYGSVDTLEFQRKIVDKYESEWHKTCKLLFCCTKTETSKDNVLLLASRIFAEYFHSYTDLVPSDILAGMILLRQRQKYQECKWVEEELKNTNASYHQVTCHKSHKSVRRHQQTVSSYPFDMEDESDVKILEEVTYFAKYALACYGWPMYCLLNNIPLCTRPGCRLLARVRCCHCCRETPSYYPNITGDNCCLCNYATQKAYLDINNDNFIYVSYSDEVFQTPFNVIVDNFKESIVISCRGTLSLQDILTDLAIEEENIPGGDPEWTAHKGFLQAAVAIQQIIAEKQLIEEAKNFDVNKGSQNYKLVIVGHSLGAGTASILAFLMRPKYPDLQCYAYGPSGSAVSYEAACYAKDFIHSVVLGKDIVSRLNLHTLNELQHNILQMLEKTKLPKWKILHGCICQCILCCTQSSNHSYTEYFETEEEILDFEPYNPPEARQLYMAGKIVHICKTKSIYPRFRKKKAAYRAYWSSAEDFQNILISNLMLRDHFPDTLIEALTSVLPDDIVEVVPVIVNDDDTSVCIVPPDIDSPDETSGQEESENILGPESPSLLELN; this is encoded by the exons ATGCCTGGTCTTACAGTGTTTAACCGGAGATGGTTTATTGCGAGTGATGATTTAGTGATTCCATTTGGCATTTCTTTATTACTTCGTGGTGCATG gcttgttgttgttgctgttgtgtttGGTATTCATATAACCTCGAACCATGATAAACAGAGAAGTTCTAGTCTGTGTAAATATCAGATgattcatatatattttttcgtttacatgggtatattatttttatcagcTGTTAATGACTTAATTGTTACATACATTAGCAGTCGAGGAACAATTTTTGATAGCGAACAAAGGAAACACATACCAAAGTTGTTGTATATTCGACtagctattttaatttttgaagctgCATGGGCAGGCGTTGGTATACACTATATTTTCAATAAAGGTAAAATTTGTTTTGATAATCACGATGCCTGGTTACCTAAAGCTGTTGTTATATTTAACCTTATATGGGTAGTTTTCTCCTTGCTTTCAATGTACTTAACTTTTGACTCGGCTGGAAAACTTTGGTATAAACTCGATAAGAAAACTAGACGCAAGAAATATGGCTCTGTGGATACATTAGAGTTTCAAAGAAAAATCGTGGACAAGTATGAAAGTGAGTGGCATAAAACTTGCAAGTTGCTGTTTTGTTGTACAAAGACAGAAACCtcaaaagataatgtattaCTTCTTGCTTCAAGAATATTTGCTGAATATTTCCACAGTTACACAGATTTAGTTCCTTCAGACATTTTAGCTGGCATGATTTTACTCAGGCAGCGGCAGAAGTATCAAGAATGCAAATGGGTTGAGGAGGAGTTAAAAAATACAAACGCATCCTACCATCAG GTTACCTGTCACAAATCACATAAGTCTGTTCGGCGCCACCAACAAACTGTTAGTTCGTATCCATTTGACATGGAAGATGAGTCAGATGTTAAAATTTTGGAGGAAGTGACATATTTCGCTAAATATGCTTTAGCATGTTATGGGTGGCCAATGTATTGTTTATTAAATAACATTCCATTATGTACACGTCCTGGTTGTAGGTTATTAGCACGTGTgag atgcTGCCATTGTTGTAGAGAAACGCCTTCATATTATCCAAACATTACTGGTGATAATTGTTGCTTGTGTAACTATGCAACACAGAAGGCTTATTTGGATATTAATAAtgataattttatttatgtcaGTTACTCTGATGAA gtcTTTCAAACCCCATTCAATGTTATTGTTGATAATTTCAAAGAATCCATAGTTATTTCCTGCAGAGGAACGTTATCACTGCAG GATATCCTCACTGACCTGGCAATTGAGGAGGAAAATATACCAGGTGGTGACCCAGAATGGACTGCACACAAG GGTTTTCTTCAAGCTGCTGTGGCTATTCAGCAAATTATTGCAGAAAAGCAGTTGATTGAAGAAGCAAAGAATTTTGATGTG AATAAAGGCTCTCAAAATTACAAGTTGGTTATTGTTGGCCATTCCCTTGGTGCTGGTACTGCTTCTATCTTGGCCTTCTTGATGCGTCCAAAATATCCAGATTTGCAGTGTTATGCATATGGACCTTCTGGTTCTGCAGTCAG CTACGAAGCAGCTTGCTATGCCAAAGATTTCATCCACTCTGTTGTGCTAGGAAAAGATATAGTATCTCG ATTAAACTTGCACACGTTAAATGAACTTCAACACAATATTTTACAAATGTTGGAAAAAACTAAACTACCAAAG TGGAAAATTTTGCATGGTTGTATTTGTCAATGCATCCTTTGTTGTACCCAGTCCTCTAATCATTCGTATACTGAATACTTCGAAACCGAGGAGGAGATATTAGACTTTGAACCGTATAATCCACCTGAAGCCAGACAATTGTACATGGCGGGAAAAATAGTTCACATATGTAAAACCAAGTCAATATATCCAAG ATTTCGAAAGAAGAAAGCTGCATATCGAGCATACTGGTCATCAGCTGAagatttccaaaatattttgataTCGAACCTTATGTTGCGTGATCATTTTCCTGACACTTTAATAGAAGCACTGACCAGTGTACTGCCCGATGACATAGTAGAAGTTGTACCTGTCATTGTCAATGATGATGACACCAGTGTTTGTATCGTACCTCCAG ATATTGACTCTCCAGACGAAACCAGTGGACAGGAAGAAAGTGAAAATATTCTAGGGCcag AATCGCCATCGCTACTcgaattaaactga
- the LOC130653992 gene encoding uncharacterized protein LOC130653992, with protein MAVVFSFDQRNVLLAALITIGMQTSFFIVAATCKFDKVTDFAGGSNFIVLAVVTFFLSNTFYSRQIAITVLVVLWGFRLTGYLFYRILRIGEDKRFDDKRENTLRFAVFWLLQAIWVFTVSLPVIYINAPLLVNNSHLVATDYAGISVFVFGLIIEAIADQQKFNFRNNPENKDHWCEAGLWSWSRHPNYFGEMLVWWGAFLLSIEIIDEKKLWTAVMSPLFLMTILLFLSGIPLLEKKADDKYKTKMEYVQYKQKTSPLIPLPPVIYGNLHKIPKLICFCEFPFYNSIEVDEQYVSVE; from the exons ATGGCAGTTGTATTTTCGTTCGACCAAAGAAATGTCCTGCTAGCAGCATTGATAACCATTGGCATGCAAACATCCTTTTTCATAGTAGCAGCGACATGTAAATTTGACAAAGTTACAGATTTTGCAGGGGGCAGTAATTTTATTGTGTTAGCTGTTGTGACTTTTTTCCTATCAAAT ACATTTTATTCTCGTCAAATTGCTATCACTGTTTTGGTTGTACTATGGGGTTTCAGATTAACTGGGTATTTGTTCTATCGTATCCTGAGGATTGGTGAAGATAAAAGATTTGATGACAAACGTGAAAACACCTTAAGGTTTGCTGTGTTCTGGCTGCTTCAAGCAATATGGGTATTTACTGTTAGCCTGCCAGTTATTTATATTAATGCTCCACTTCTTGTCAACAATTCACATTTGGTGGCAACAGATTATGCTGGCATTAGTGTTTTTGTATTTGGTTTAATAATAGAAGCTATAGCTGATCAACAAAAGTTCAATTTTCGAAACAATCCA GAAAATAAAGATCACTGGTGTGAAGCAGGTCTTTGGTCTTGGTCTCGTCATCCCAATTATTTTGGAGAGATGTTGGTTTGGTGGGGTGCTTTTCTCTTGAGCATTGAAATTATTGATGAGAAAAAGTTGTGGACAGCAGTTATGAGCCCTTTGTTTTTGATGACTATTCTTTTATTCCTAAGCGGTATACCACTGTTAGAAAAAAAAGCTGATGACAAATATAAAAC aaAAATGGAGTATGTCCAATACAAGCAGAAGACAAGTCCATTGATACCTCTTCCACCCGTTATATATGGTAATCTTCATAAAATTCCTAAGCTGATATGCTTCTGCGAATTTCCTTTTTACAATAGCATTGAAGTTGATGAACAATATGTATCTGTAGAATAG